The Crocosphaera subtropica ATCC 51142 genome includes a window with the following:
- a CDS encoding chemotaxis protein CheB yields MSSLAKPENEKFYIIGIGASAGGVQALESFFNSLPDNPNGAFVVVQHLSPNHRSMMTEILQRQTTLPVEQVQDHILLEPAKVYVLPPRRTLILEDRRLRLLEEPPNSPRNIIDRFFQSLVDGWGERMIAILLSGTGHDGTEGLQSVSRAGGIALVQSPETAQFTSMPSSAIPSGLVDEILSPQDLAQTVYELIRFSDNFPTASLQDENLIDPNQLQEILEILAEKEDIDFSHYKVSTLSRRILHRCALTRQENITQYIERLETSEQEQKLLRQDLLIGATCFFRDPQVWELLKEQVLPEQIGKLKPDEQLRIWISACATGEEAYSMAIIVDELLQTIDKTVQVKIFATDLDSKALEVAAEGTYPDTIGNDISPERLKRYFEDQGNQYRVKPSLREMLIIAPQDLTKNAGFSKIHLVSCRNVLIYMQSPLQYQVLRLLHFALKPQGTLMLGTSETLGNMRDEFTPISAKWKIFQKRRESSLSSLMITRPSLPSTIKSSVSTKTRQQRFDTILAGLLKLCLDDRQITALLVGADNKLVQIFHNSAQLLEHSLGVMSLDVVEQVHPALKLPLSTALHRTRRRNEELALYTGIKIEKKGEPLNVTLRVTPNKNGGDKEQILVVFEIETSPTASVQPSRFDVGEEAAQQISELEQELQQTRENLQVTIEELETANKEQQATNEELLASNEELQSTNEELQSVNEELYTVNAEHQSKIQELTQLNTDIDNLLRSTDIGVIFLDRQFNIRKFTPAAIRAVNIKPSDVGRPLTDLTNNLHCPNLINIVQQVARTEEPYEQEVAIAPSDEYVLMRVHPYLQDDKDSDGIVMTFVQVNELKQVQQHLKQTNLLLENLYEASPAGLCLFDQGLKFIRVNPALARINGISIEGHLGKTLYDIAPQLAEYLEGILRQVIDTGEAICNIEVRGKMPATSEIERCWIASYYPVDFLNDGRGVGAVVVEITQRVQAEEALRHSQARLQEAQRLAKVGNWELKHEDNLTLETAQPDCSKELSDIYQFDPQQSCFSLEDILHCHPPADRKALENAFQLLIFDGIPFSLDVELNVSEQEVHCLNVIGQVIRDKDGQILKFYGTVMDITERKRIEQELVRRNKALEEAIAVAQVADSANQAKSEFLANMSHEIRTPINSIMLVSQLLEGTNLDTQQKKLLQTLNNNSNHLLNLINKILSLSKLESRTLELEHRPFHLNQMFQELSHTFTPQAQSKAIGLTFTIASEVPDVLMGDDFRLQQVFSNLISNAIKFTFSGQVTVTATLPNDTVSQSSPVTLYFTVQDTGIGIDPTKQDSLFQPFVQADTSTTRQFGGTGLGLTICRRIVQSMKGEIGLDSRVGKGSTFWVKIPFALGDGIRLPETAETNNPDPERQATAPTALKILLVEDYEDNRFLMLMLLENLGYQADWVTNGQEFLDQTEEQEYDLVFLDCQMPILDGYEAIQRFRQREGASNHTVVIGITAHAMEGDRQKCLDAGMDDYLSKPIIMENLVNLLEKWS; encoded by the coding sequence ATGTCATCATTAGCAAAACCTGAAAATGAAAAGTTTTATATTATTGGTATTGGTGCCTCAGCCGGTGGAGTACAGGCATTAGAATCTTTTTTTAATAGTTTGCCTGATAATCCTAATGGGGCGTTTGTGGTAGTGCAGCACCTATCCCCCAATCACCGCAGCATGATGACAGAAATTTTACAACGGCAAACCACCCTACCCGTCGAGCAAGTACAAGATCACATCCTACTTGAACCAGCGAAAGTCTATGTACTACCCCCTCGCAGAACCCTGATACTCGAAGACCGACGGCTGCGTTTATTAGAAGAACCGCCCAATTCACCACGAAACATCATCGATCGCTTTTTTCAGTCCCTGGTGGATGGTTGGGGGGAGCGAATGATCGCCATTTTGCTCTCAGGAACTGGCCACGACGGCACCGAGGGACTACAGTCCGTCAGTCGTGCCGGTGGCATCGCCTTGGTTCAGTCCCCAGAAACGGCACAGTTTACCAGTATGCCCTCCAGTGCCATTCCTTCGGGTTTAGTGGATGAAATTCTCTCACCCCAGGATCTTGCCCAGACCGTCTATGAACTGATTCGCTTTTCCGATAACTTTCCCACCGCCAGCTTGCAAGACGAGAATCTTATTGATCCCAACCAACTCCAAGAAATTCTAGAAATTTTAGCCGAAAAAGAAGACATCGATTTTTCCCACTACAAAGTGAGTACCCTGAGTCGTCGTATTCTTCATCGTTGCGCCCTGACTCGCCAAGAAAACATTACTCAATATATCGAACGATTAGAAACCTCTGAACAAGAGCAAAAGCTACTACGACAAGACTTATTAATTGGTGCAACCTGCTTTTTTCGAGATCCTCAAGTTTGGGAACTGCTCAAAGAGCAAGTGTTACCGGAGCAAATTGGCAAATTAAAGCCAGACGAACAACTTCGTATCTGGATTTCAGCTTGTGCCACAGGAGAAGAAGCCTATTCAATGGCCATCATTGTCGATGAACTCCTGCAAACCATCGACAAGACAGTTCAGGTGAAGATTTTTGCCACGGATCTCGATAGCAAAGCCCTAGAAGTTGCTGCTGAGGGAACCTATCCCGATACTATTGGCAATGATATTTCCCCGGAACGCCTAAAACGTTACTTCGAGGATCAAGGAAACCAATATCGTGTCAAACCATCCCTGCGAGAAATGCTGATCATTGCCCCCCAAGACCTCACAAAAAATGCAGGTTTCTCCAAAATTCACCTGGTCAGTTGTCGGAATGTTCTCATTTATATGCAGTCTCCACTACAGTATCAGGTGTTGCGACTGCTACACTTTGCCCTCAAGCCCCAAGGAACCCTAATGTTAGGGACTTCTGAAACCCTAGGTAATATGAGGGACGAATTTACTCCCATTAGTGCCAAGTGGAAAATTTTTCAAAAACGGCGAGAGTCATCTCTGTCTTCTCTGATGATTACTCGGCCTTCCCTTCCCTCAACCATCAAATCTTCTGTCTCTACCAAGACTCGTCAGCAACGATTTGATACTATCTTAGCCGGATTACTCAAACTCTGTTTAGATGATCGTCAAATTACGGCTTTGTTAGTGGGCGCTGACAACAAATTGGTGCAGATTTTTCATAACTCAGCCCAACTCCTAGAGCATTCCCTGGGCGTAATGAGTCTTGACGTAGTTGAGCAAGTCCATCCGGCCCTAAAGTTACCGCTGAGTACCGCCCTCCATCGAACCCGTCGTCGTAACGAAGAGTTGGCACTATACACCGGCATTAAGATAGAAAAAAAAGGGGAACCATTGAACGTTACCCTGCGAGTTACTCCCAACAAGAATGGTGGTGATAAAGAGCAAATTTTGGTGGTGTTTGAAATAGAAACTTCCCCTACTGCTTCAGTACAGCCGTCGAGATTTGATGTAGGAGAAGAAGCAGCCCAACAAATTAGTGAGTTAGAACAGGAACTCCAGCAAACCCGTGAAAATTTGCAAGTCACTATCGAAGAACTCGAAACCGCCAACAAAGAACAACAGGCCACCAACGAAGAACTTCTCGCCTCTAACGAAGAGTTGCAAAGTACCAACGAAGAACTACAATCAGTCAACGAAGAACTATATACAGTCAACGCTGAACATCAGTCCAAAATTCAAGAGCTAACTCAACTGAACACCGATATTGATAACTTACTGCGAAGTACCGACATCGGTGTCATTTTTCTCGATAGACAATTCAATATTCGCAAGTTCACCCCAGCAGCGATACGGGCTGTTAACATCAAGCCTTCCGATGTCGGCCGTCCCCTCACGGACTTAACCAACAACCTCCATTGTCCCAACTTGATCAACATTGTGCAGCAAGTGGCAAGAACCGAGGAACCCTACGAACAGGAAGTGGCCATTGCCCCATCCGATGAGTATGTATTGATGCGAGTTCATCCCTATCTCCAGGACGACAAAGACAGTGACGGCATCGTTATGACCTTTGTGCAGGTGAATGAGCTAAAGCAAGTGCAACAACATCTAAAACAGACTAACCTACTTCTCGAAAATCTCTACGAAGCTAGTCCAGCCGGACTTTGCTTGTTTGACCAAGGGTTAAAATTTATTCGGGTTAATCCAGCCCTCGCTCGAATAAATGGTATTTCTATTGAGGGACATCTGGGAAAAACCCTGTATGACATTGCCCCTCAGTTAGCAGAGTATCTTGAAGGGATTTTACGACAGGTGATCGACACAGGGGAAGCCATTTGCAACATTGAAGTGAGAGGGAAAATGCCTGCCACCTCAGAGATTGAACGCTGTTGGATAGCCAGTTATTATCCCGTTGATTTTCTCAATGATGGTCGGGGGGTTGGGGCGGTTGTCGTTGAGATTACGCAACGAGTCCAGGCCGAAGAAGCCCTACGCCATAGTCAGGCTCGATTACAAGAAGCGCAACGATTGGCCAAAGTGGGCAATTGGGAACTGAAACACGAGGACAATCTTACCCTAGAGACAGCACAACCTGACTGTTCAAAGGAACTCTCTGACATTTACCAATTTGATCCCCAACAATCTTGCTTTAGCTTAGAAGATATCCTACACTGTCATCCCCCTGCAGACCGCAAGGCACTGGAGAACGCTTTTCAACTATTGATCTTTGATGGTATCCCCTTCAGTTTAGATGTTGAACTTAACGTTTCTGAGCAAGAAGTACACTGTCTTAACGTGATCGGTCAAGTGATTCGGGATAAAGATGGTCAGATTCTCAAGTTCTATGGCACTGTGATGGATATTACCGAGCGTAAACGCATCGAACAAGAACTGGTACGCCGAAACAAAGCCCTCGAAGAAGCGATCGCCGTGGCTCAAGTGGCTGACTCGGCCAATCAAGCCAAAAGCGAGTTTCTGGCCAATATGAGCCATGAAATTCGTACCCCCATCAACTCGATTATGTTGGTCAGCCAACTGCTAGAAGGAACTAACCTCGATACCCAGCAGAAAAAATTGCTGCAAACCCTGAACAATAATAGCAATCACCTGTTAAATCTCATTAACAAGATTTTATCCCTATCGAAGCTAGAATCCCGTACTCTTGAGCTTGAGCATCGCCCCTTTCACCTTAACCAGATGTTCCAAGAGCTTTCTCACACCTTTACCCCGCAAGCACAAAGCAAAGCAATTGGCCTCACCTTTACTATTGCCTCAGAGGTTCCCGATGTCTTGATGGGAGATGACTTTCGCTTGCAGCAAGTATTCAGTAATCTCATTAGTAACGCCATTAAGTTCACGTTTTCGGGTCAGGTAACCGTTACCGCAACCCTCCCTAATGACACAGTTTCTCAGTCTTCTCCTGTGACATTATACTTTACCGTACAAGATACGGGCATTGGAATTGACCCGACCAAACAAGACAGTTTGTTTCAGCCTTTTGTCCAGGCCGACACCTCCACTACCCGTCAATTTGGTGGTACAGGGTTAGGGTTGACCATTTGTCGCCGTATTGTTCAAAGCATGAAGGGAGAAATTGGCTTAGATAGCAGGGTGGGGAAAGGTTCCACCTTTTGGGTAAAAATACCCTTTGCTCTGGGTGATGGTATCCGTCTTCCTGAAACGGCGGAAACCAACAATCCCGATCCAGAACGACAGGCCACTGCGCCGACTGCTTTGAAAATTTTACTGGTGGAAGATTATGAAGATAATCGCTTTCTGATGTTGATGTTGCTGGAAAATTTGGGTTATCAGGCTGACTGGGTGACCAATGGTCAAGAATTTCTCGATCAAACAGAGGAACAGGAGTATGATCTTGTTTTTTTAGACTGTCAGATGCCCATATTAGACGGTTACGAGGCTATACAGCGTTTTCGCCAGCGAGAAGGGGCAAGCAATCATACAGTGGTAATCGGGATCACTGCTCATGCAATGGAAGGCGATCGCCAGAAGTGTTTAGACGCTGGCATGGATGACTATTTAAGTAAACCTATCATCATGGAAAACTTAGTCAATTTATTAGAAAAATGGTCTTGA
- the trmD gene encoding tRNA (guanosine(37)-N1)-methyltransferase TrmD — protein MNIDVITLFPDFFTSGLQSGLLGKALANHIATVNLINPRDFALDKHHRVDDIPYGGGVGMVLKPEPIFAAVNSVHRLPSTQVILLTPQGSPLTQTTLQDLSTNYQQLILICGHYEGVDERIRYLADREISLGDFILTCGEIPALALINGVVRLLPGTVGKVESLKAESFEDGLLDYPQYTRPAVFQDWQIPEVLRSGNHQLIAQWRKEQQIQRTQQRRPDLWEKFEERRKQKIEDRKHEQAE, from the coding sequence GTGAATATTGATGTCATTACATTATTTCCTGATTTCTTTACATCTGGGTTACAGTCTGGCCTACTGGGTAAGGCTTTAGCGAATCACATTGCCACGGTTAACTTAATTAACCCCCGTGATTTTGCTCTAGATAAACATCATCGGGTGGATGATATTCCCTATGGGGGTGGGGTGGGTATGGTCCTCAAACCGGAACCGATCTTTGCTGCGGTTAACTCTGTTCATCGGTTACCGAGTACACAAGTTATTCTGTTAACCCCACAAGGTTCTCCATTAACCCAAACTACTTTACAAGATTTGTCCACTAATTATCAACAATTGATCTTGATTTGCGGTCATTACGAAGGGGTTGACGAACGAATTCGTTATTTAGCAGATCGAGAAATTTCTCTAGGGGATTTTATTTTAACTTGCGGAGAAATTCCGGCATTAGCTTTAATTAATGGGGTGGTCCGGTTGTTACCTGGAACGGTGGGAAAAGTAGAATCGTTAAAAGCAGAAAGTTTTGAAGATGGCCTACTCGATTATCCCCAATATACTCGTCCTGCTGTTTTTCAAGATTGGCAAATTCCTGAAGTTTTACGCTCAGGAAATCATCAATTAATTGCTCAATGGCGCAAAGAACAACAAATTCAAAGAACTCAACAACGTCGCCCTGATCTTTGGGAAAAATTTGAAGAAAGGAGGAAGCAGAAGATAGAAGACAGAAAGCACGAACAAGCTGAATAA
- a CDS encoding FAD-dependent oxidoreductase gives MVSRRTFFKIFGVGSLVGLITYSRFKKPSPSFYQQDSLTLPYRLSKPKSVVIMGGGLAGLACAYELSKRGFAVTLLEKSTNLGGKIASWMIKVGSDSFKMEHGFHGFFPQYYNLKKIVSELNIENNFRSLEFYSVLFADNKYNYQPENFYPSHSAFPWNIMDLAVWSDNRLNWGINITKLSHWQVFKEITGFKIPDSFQRLDHLSVIDWSKIGFPQGLYDLYFLPFARSTLNAPDVLSAGELLQFFHFYFFGNPEGLAFNGTKDDMGTSLVNPLVAAIQNNNGKVITEVHISHIICQQNKITSMNYQQGNEIINVPFKVGKNTILSDQKNSYYGTGDRLFLETDEKVISLRCTHQGCTVKKQENGTFLCPCHGAVYDNNGKVSKGPAKQDLSHYQIVRKDDDSVDLVRKNVSENNNFETLQADYYVMATDVPGIKQLWTRIEGDNNETLTQKIEQLAIADPFAVARFWFDQDFDWEYSNFTSLSGYKLTDSITLYHRIQNQFIDWAKKTGGSVVELHAYCYKEKDFPTQEILLQTFEEELYTIVPKLSQATLLHKELVNQKNFSGYPPNSHKNRPETVTEIDNLFFAGDWVKMPFPCGLMERAVSSGLLAANAILEKEGLQRRTLLTVNQGITLI, from the coding sequence ATGGTTTCTCGTCGTACTTTTTTCAAAATTTTCGGAGTTGGTAGTTTAGTGGGTTTAATAACTTATTCCCGATTTAAAAAGCCATCTCCTTCTTTTTATCAACAAGATAGTTTAACGTTGCCTTACCGTTTATCTAAGCCTAAATCTGTTGTTATTATGGGTGGTGGTTTGGCTGGTTTAGCTTGTGCTTATGAATTAAGTAAACGAGGTTTTGCGGTAACGTTACTGGAAAAATCAACTAATTTAGGGGGAAAAATTGCCAGTTGGATGATTAAGGTTGGTTCCGATAGTTTCAAAATGGAACATGGGTTTCATGGCTTTTTTCCTCAATATTATAATCTCAAAAAAATTGTATCTGAATTAAATATTGAAAATAATTTTCGATCTCTAGAATTCTATTCTGTTCTTTTTGCTGATAATAAATACAATTATCAACCTGAAAATTTTTATCCGAGTCATTCTGCTTTCCCTTGGAATATTATGGATCTCGCTGTTTGGTCAGACAATCGTTTAAACTGGGGAATTAATATTACTAAATTGTCCCATTGGCAGGTATTTAAAGAGATTACAGGGTTTAAAATTCCTGATAGTTTTCAACGCTTAGATCATCTCTCGGTAATTGACTGGTCAAAAATAGGGTTTCCCCAAGGACTTTATGATTTATATTTTCTCCCTTTTGCTCGTTCAACACTCAATGCTCCTGATGTTTTAAGTGCAGGGGAATTATTACAATTTTTTCATTTCTATTTCTTTGGTAACCCAGAAGGATTAGCTTTTAATGGCACAAAAGATGATATGGGAACCAGTTTAGTTAATCCTTTGGTTGCTGCTATTCAAAACAACAATGGGAAGGTGATAACAGAAGTCCATATTAGTCATATTATTTGTCAGCAAAATAAGATCACATCGATGAACTATCAACAAGGGAATGAAATCATTAATGTTCCTTTTAAAGTGGGAAAAAATACTATTTTAAGTGATCAAAAAAACAGTTATTATGGTACTGGCGATCGCTTATTTTTAGAGACAGATGAAAAAGTAATTAGTTTACGCTGTACGCATCAAGGGTGTACGGTAAAGAAACAAGAAAATGGAACATTTCTATGTCCCTGTCATGGTGCAGTTTATGACAACAACGGAAAGGTGAGCAAAGGTCCAGCCAAACAAGATTTATCCCATTATCAAATTGTTAGAAAAGATGATGATTCTGTTGATTTAGTTCGTAAAAATGTTTCAGAAAATAACAATTTTGAAACCCTACAAGCAGATTATTATGTTATGGCTACCGATGTGCCAGGAATCAAACAGTTATGGACAAGAATAGAAGGAGACAATAATGAGACTTTGACACAAAAAATTGAACAATTAGCGATCGCCGATCCCTTTGCAGTGGCTCGGTTTTGGTTTGATCAAGATTTTGATTGGGAATATAGTAATTTTACCTCTCTTTCGGGTTACAAACTCACTGATAGTATTACTCTATATCATCGTATTCAAAACCAATTTATTGACTGGGCAAAAAAAACAGGGGGAAGTGTGGTCGAATTACACGCATACTGTTACAAAGAAAAGGACTTTCCGACTCAAGAAATTTTATTACAAACCTTTGAAGAAGAATTATATACAATTGTCCCCAAACTATCCCAAGCAACCTTATTACACAAAGAATTAGTTAATCAAAAGAACTTCTCTGGTTATCCTCCCAATAGTCATAAAAATCGTCCAGAAACCGTTACAGAAATTGATAATTTATTCTTTGCCGGAGACTGGGTTAAAATGCCGTTTCCCTGTGGTTTAATGGAAAGGGCTGTTAGTAGTGGGTTATTGGCTGCTAATGCTATTCTGGAAAAGGAAGGTTTACAACGACGGACTCTATTAACCGTCAATCAAGGCATCACATTAATATAG
- a CDS encoding cyanophycinase yields the protein MLQLETQSQPSPMSQPTTTAILVIGGAEDKVHGKEILHTFWFRSGGTDATIGIIPSASREPVLIGERYQSIFEEMGAKYVKVLDIRDRDQGNDSYFKEYVEECTGMFMTGGDQLRLCGLLADTPLMERIRQRVQLGEISLAGTSAGAAVMGHHMIAGGSSGESPNRALVDMAMGLGIIPEIIVDQHFHNRNRMARLLSALSTHPERLGIGIDEDTCAMFERDGLIRVVGKGTVTIVDGRDMTYTNQAEIAAADPLSLHNLKLNILSHGDCYHLHQHECIAKISNPIQ from the coding sequence ATGTTGCAATTAGAGACTCAATCCCAACCAAGCCCCATGTCCCAACCAACTACCACCGCCATTTTAGTCATTGGTGGCGCAGAAGACAAAGTGCATGGTAAAGAAATCCTGCACACCTTTTGGTTTCGTTCCGGTGGCACCGATGCCACCATCGGCATTATTCCTTCAGCTTCAAGAGAACCGGTCTTGATCGGTGAAAGGTACCAAAGTATCTTTGAAGAAATGGGAGCCAAATATGTCAAAGTTCTAGATATCCGCGATCGCGACCAAGGGAATGACTCCTACTTTAAAGAGTATGTCGAAGAATGTACCGGGATGTTCATGACAGGAGGGGATCAACTAAGATTGTGCGGACTGTTGGCCGATACGCCCTTAATGGAAAGGATACGGCAACGGGTACAACTTGGTGAAATCTCCCTAGCCGGAACCAGTGCAGGGGCTGCTGTGATGGGACATCACATGATTGCTGGTGGCAGTAGTGGTGAATCTCCCAACCGTGCCTTAGTGGATATGGCCATGGGATTGGGAATCATTCCTGAGATTATTGTGGATCAGCACTTCCATAACCGCAACCGTATGGCCCGTTTGCTCAGTGCTTTATCGACCCATCCTGAAAGATTAGGGATCGGTATTGATGAAGATACCTGTGCTATGTTTGAACGGGATGGTCTTATCCGTGTCGTTGGTAAAGGGACTGTCACTATCGTCGATGGTCGAGATATGACCTATACCAACCAAGCAGAAATTGCGGCCGCCGATCCCCTCAGTCTCCACAATCTCAAACTTAATATCCTATCCCATGGTGATTGCTATCATCTGCACCAACATGAATGTATTGCCAAAATTAGTAACCCAATACAGTAA